A genomic region of Streptococcus suis contains the following coding sequences:
- a CDS encoding adenylyltransferase/cytidyltransferase family protein: MKQTVAVVFGTFAPMHKGHLDLIERAKLACGQVYVVVSGYDKDRGDRIGLDLTKRFQFAQEQFKEDDFVEVRALDETDLPPYPDGWDLWLDRLLGLLDLSEHQVPVFYVSEEEYAQELQSRGYQAHYSPRKFGISATLIRESPEKYRDYIAPAFVDFFC; encoded by the coding sequence ATGAAACAAACCGTAGCAGTCGTTTTCGGAACCTTTGCCCCCATGCACAAGGGGCATTTGGATTTGATTGAACGAGCAAAGTTGGCTTGTGGTCAGGTTTATGTGGTGGTTTCAGGATATGACAAGGATCGAGGAGATAGGATAGGTTTAGACCTGACCAAACGATTTCAATTTGCTCAAGAGCAGTTTAAGGAAGATGATTTTGTCGAAGTTCGTGCCCTGGATGAAACGGATTTGCCTCCCTATCCAGATGGTTGGGACCTTTGGCTAGACCGCCTGCTTGGTTTATTGGACTTGTCAGAACATCAAGTACCAGTCTTCTATGTGTCTGAGGAAGAATACGCTCAGGAACTGCAAAGTCGAGGCTATCAAGCTCATTATAGTCCTAGAAAATTTGGTATTTCAGCGACCCTCATTCGCGAGAGTCCAGAGAAGTATCGAGACTACATTGCCCCTGCCTTTGTTGACTTTTTTTGCTGA
- a CDS encoding ATP-dependent Clp protease ATP-binding subunit, with protein MKISTGLQRVFEDAQLVAQRYACDYLETWHVLLSFVINHDTVAGAVLAEYPISISDYEHATFVVTDKVYREELDSFRILPSSKRLDETASFAKKIAEVVKAKELGTEHLFMAMLLDKRSTASQILDKVGFYFEDSDDKFRFLDLRKNLEARAGFTKEDLKAIRSVMKGGKAKPTNMGQMMGMPPAPQSGGLEDYTRDLTALAREGKIEPVIGRDAEIARMIQILSRKTKNNPVLVGDAGVGKTALALGLAQRVAAGDVPVSLAKMRVLELDLMNVIAGTRFRGDFEERMNNIINDIEEDGQVILFIDELHTIMGSGSGIDSTLDAANILKPALARGTLRTVGATTQTEYQKYIEKDAALVRRFAKVTIEEPTVEDSIAILTGLKGTFEKYHRVRIGDTAVETAVTYAKRYLTSKNLPDSAIDLLDEASATVQNRVKGQAEETGLTSIDKALMDKKYKTVSKLLIKTKEDAEASQNYDLEVTEEDVLETLSRLSGIPVAKLSQSDTKKYLNLEAELHKRVIGQEEAISAVSRAIRRNQSGIRTGRRPIGSFMFLGSTGVGKTELAKALAEVLFDDESALIRFDMSEYMEKFAASRLNGAPPGYVGYEEGGELTEKVRNKPYSVLLFDEVEKAHPDIFNVLLQVLDDGVLTDSKGRKVDFSNTIIIMTSNLGATALRDDKTVGFGALDLSKDHKEVEKRIFEELKKAYRPEFINRIDEKVVFHSLTETHMQDVVKVMIKPLLAITAEKGITLKLQPSALKLLAKQGYDPEMGARPLRRLLQTKLEDPLAEMLLRGDLATGSTLKVGVKGEELKFDVVK; from the coding sequence ATGAAAATTTCAACTGGTTTACAACGGGTTTTTGAAGATGCCCAGTTAGTGGCCCAACGTTATGCCTGTGATTACTTGGAAACCTGGCATGTGCTCTTGTCTTTCGTTATCAACCATGATACAGTCGCCGGCGCTGTTTTGGCAGAATATCCTATTTCAATTTCTGACTATGAACATGCAACTTTTGTTGTGACCGACAAGGTCTATCGTGAAGAGTTGGATAGTTTTCGTATTTTACCATCTTCTAAACGTTTGGATGAAACGGCTAGTTTTGCCAAGAAAATTGCAGAAGTCGTCAAGGCTAAGGAGCTGGGAACGGAGCATTTGTTTATGGCTATGTTGTTGGACAAGCGGTCAACAGCTAGTCAGATTTTGGACAAGGTAGGTTTTTATTTTGAAGACTCAGATGATAAGTTTCGTTTCTTGGACTTGCGTAAAAACTTGGAGGCACGTGCGGGATTTACCAAAGAGGACCTTAAAGCTATCCGCAGTGTGATGAAGGGTGGCAAAGCCAAACCTACTAATATGGGACAGATGATGGGAATGCCCCCAGCACCTCAAAGTGGTGGATTAGAAGACTACACTCGTGATTTGACAGCTTTGGCGCGTGAAGGGAAGATTGAACCTGTCATCGGTCGAGACGCTGAGATTGCACGGATGATCCAAATTCTATCACGTAAAACCAAGAACAACCCAGTTCTAGTTGGTGATGCTGGTGTCGGAAAAACTGCGCTTGCTTTGGGTCTTGCTCAACGTGTTGCTGCAGGTGATGTCCCTGTTAGCTTGGCTAAGATGCGGGTTTTGGAACTTGACTTGATGAACGTTATCGCTGGAACTCGTTTCCGTGGTGATTTCGAAGAGCGGATGAATAATATCATCAACGACATCGAGGAAGATGGTCAGGTCATCCTCTTCATCGATGAGTTGCATACCATTATGGGTTCAGGGTCAGGGATTGATTCGACCTTGGATGCAGCCAATATCCTCAAACCAGCTCTTGCTCGTGGCACCCTCCGTACGGTCGGAGCGACAACTCAGACAGAGTATCAAAAGTATATTGAGAAAGACGCAGCCCTGGTTCGTCGTTTTGCCAAAGTGACCATTGAAGAGCCGACAGTGGAAGATAGCATTGCCATTTTGACTGGTTTAAAAGGTACTTTTGAGAAATACCACAGGGTCCGTATTGGAGATACTGCTGTTGAAACTGCTGTGACCTACGCTAAGCGGTATTTGACCAGTAAAAACCTGCCAGATTCTGCCATTGATCTGCTGGATGAAGCCAGTGCAACGGTACAAAATCGAGTGAAAGGGCAGGCTGAGGAAACGGGACTGACGAGTATTGACAAGGCCTTGATGGATAAAAAATATAAGACTGTCAGCAAGCTTTTGATTAAAACGAAAGAAGATGCCGAGGCTAGTCAAAACTATGACCTTGAAGTAACAGAAGAAGATGTTTTAGAAACACTTAGCCGCTTGTCAGGTATTCCTGTAGCCAAGCTCAGTCAGTCAGATACCAAGAAATATCTGAATTTGGAAGCAGAACTGCATAAACGTGTCATCGGTCAAGAAGAAGCTATTTCTGCAGTTAGCAGAGCTATTCGCCGTAATCAGTCAGGGATTCGTACAGGTCGCAGACCGATTGGTTCCTTTATGTTCTTGGGATCAACTGGTGTTGGTAAGACAGAGCTTGCTAAAGCCTTGGCAGAAGTTCTCTTTGATGACGAATCTGCTCTTATCCGTTTTGATATGTCTGAATACATGGAGAAATTCGCAGCCAGCCGTTTAAACGGTGCCCCTCCGGGCTATGTGGGCTATGAGGAAGGTGGCGAATTGACAGAAAAAGTTCGTAACAAACCTTATTCTGTTCTTCTTTTTGATGAGGTTGAAAAGGCTCATCCAGATATTTTCAATGTTCTTTTGCAGGTCTTGGATGATGGTGTTCTGACAGACAGTAAGGGACGTAAGGTTGATTTCTCAAATACCATTATTATCATGACGTCAAACCTTGGAGCAACAGCCCTTCGTGATGATAAGACAGTTGGCTTCGGTGCCCTTGATTTATCTAAGGACCACAAGGAAGTGGAGAAACGCATTTTTGAGGAATTGAAAAAAGCCTATCGTCCAGAATTTATCAACCGTATTGACGAGAAAGTTGTCTTCCATAGCCTAACGGAAACTCATATGCAGGATGTTGTCAAGGTCATGATTAAACCGTTGTTAGCTATAACAGCTGAGAAAGGAATTACCCTTAAACTGCAACCGTCAGCCCTCAAGTTATTGGCTAAACAAGGTTACGACCCAGAAATGGGAGCTCGTCCTCTTCGTAGACTCTTACAAACCAAATTGGAAGATCCGTTAGCAGAAATGTTGCTCCGTGGTGACTTGGCTACTGGTTCGACCTTGAAGGTTGGGGTCAAGGGCGAAGAGCTCAAGTTTGATGTGGTCAAATAG
- a CDS encoding CtsR family transcriptional regulator: MAMKNTSDYIEEHIKAILDQVSVAELRRSELASRFEVVPSQINYVIKTRFTASRGYIVESKRGGGGYIRIGRITFSDKHELVHDLLNNMGEQLSATVYADILQLLFDEGLMTEREGNLILSTGSDEILGKDASTIRARMMRQILRRLDRKEE; encoded by the coding sequence ATGGCGATGAAGAATACATCGGATTATATAGAAGAGCATATCAAAGCCATCTTGGACCAAGTCAGTGTAGCTGAGTTGCGTCGAAGTGAATTGGCCAGTCGGTTTGAAGTGGTGCCAAGTCAGATTAACTACGTCATTAAAACTCGTTTTACAGCCAGCCGTGGTTATATTGTGGAAAGCAAGCGTGGTGGCGGTGGTTATATTCGCATTGGTCGGATTACCTTTTCGGATAAGCACGAACTGGTCCATGATTTGTTAAACAACATGGGTGAGCAGTTGTCTGCGACGGTTTATGCGGATATTTTACAGCTCCTTTTTGATGAAGGATTGATGACAGAACGAGAAGGCAATCTCATTTTGTCCACAGGATCTGATGAAATATTAGGAAAAGATGCAAGTACTATTAGAGCACGCATGATGCGTCAAATACTACGACGTTTAGATAGGAAAGAGGAATAA
- a CDS encoding thioredoxin domain-containing protein gives MNFQDYIQDFTSVTVEQAQNLLAAKEGAVLFIGRATCPYCNRFAPKLHKVAQDKQVTVHFLDSSQISPELQALRDHYQVPTVPGLLVAKPAGVQVRCDSSMTEEEIVAFIQG, from the coding sequence ATGAACTTTCAAGATTACATTCAAGACTTTACAAGTGTGACTGTGGAGCAGGCACAGAACCTTCTAGCTGCAAAAGAGGGGGCTGTTCTCTTCATCGGACGAGCAACCTGCCCTTACTGCAACCGCTTTGCGCCAAAACTCCATAAGGTCGCCCAAGACAAGCAAGTGACCGTCCACTTCCTCGACTCCAGCCAAATCAGTCCAGAACTCCAGGCCCTTCGCGACCACTACCAAGTCCCAACTGTTCCAGGCCTCTTGGTCGCTAAACCTGCTGGTGTCCAAGTCCGCTGCGACTCCAGCATGACCGAAGAAGAAATTGTGGCTTTTATTCAAGGCTAA
- a CDS encoding GNAT family acetyltransferase, with product MLDISYQANTFHISHHGRPVGSIHTYSNPYHQTNIYLRLDLVDFNYTIAEQLFQSLQTSLGGKPLQVMLSSAEQERIHFLTAAGFVCKRKCYEFEVSKQDYLSQTGTSNLSIVRKGTAPYQIACQQIFDHYQTVHQDINPWTASQEEFEKDLPDLVYTDSENCAFVENNEIAYVCGKDEQTFDFFIQTVICQLFEQYEQISFEADDCDPIAMRLADQFRQPNKPSWDTYILEI from the coding sequence ATGCTAGACATTTCCTACCAAGCCAACACCTTCCACATCTCTCATCACGGAAGACCAGTCGGTAGCATCCATACCTACAGCAACCCCTACCACCAGACCAATATCTATCTGCGACTAGATTTAGTTGATTTCAATTACACCATAGCAGAGCAGCTCTTCCAGTCCCTACAGACTTCCTTAGGCGGAAAACCTCTTCAGGTTATGCTCTCCTCTGCAGAGCAGGAAAGAATTCATTTCCTCACCGCAGCTGGCTTTGTCTGCAAACGGAAATGTTACGAGTTCGAAGTGAGCAAGCAAGACTATCTCAGTCAAACAGGCACTTCCAACTTAAGCATAGTCCGCAAAGGCACCGCACCTTATCAAATAGCCTGTCAGCAAATTTTTGACCACTATCAAACAGTCCACCAAGACATCAATCCATGGACTGCCAGTCAAGAAGAATTCGAGAAGGACTTACCTGACCTGGTTTATACAGACTCAGAAAATTGTGCCTTCGTAGAAAACAATGAAATTGCCTACGTATGCGGAAAAGATGAACAAACTTTTGATTTCTTCATCCAAACAGTTATTTGCCAACTATTTGAACAGTATGAGCAAATTAGCTTTGAGGCTGATGACTGCGATCCTATCGCCATGCGTTTAGCTGACCAATTCCGACAACCAAACAAGCCTAGCTGGGATACTTATATTTTAGAAATCTAA